A stretch of Pangasianodon hypophthalmus isolate fPanHyp1 chromosome 9, fPanHyp1.pri, whole genome shotgun sequence DNA encodes these proteins:
- the si:ch211-107m4.1 gene encoding heterogeneous nuclear ribonucleoprotein U-like protein 1, translating to MLLEDVRKLKVAELRAELRDRGLDPKGLKAELVARLLSAIETAEPDRSVDLKALDTEPVQSTEESSKLTHQTETPAGTDSGDKQQTLDHNEPEQIRTTARSCVDQSTQTENEPAVRISQSVCCCSNRREEAGAEQFKTQCVLTSSASSDAHQEEVQSTPLHTSHQVPHMAPVIAETGTEKQDESRNVSRPHGERGRDYYEFKEEIQYMRAKTPEPHPASEDEMDIDDDTVRLDSYNSDLHFEVGADGSSGQPLLWEKFPLLHSGCRLTHGFTRGKVGFEFKYVKRLSAATVPSIDPEPYVLRVGWSVDGSSFQLGEEELSFGFDGAGKAVTGGKLEKFGEPFSEGDVIGCYAFISDGGETELSFSKNGRFLGVAFRLPGSTLAGRALYPHVLCKNCSVSLNLDSQGVTWYPGPPGYCPLPMLPSALRPQAPLPPSHRKDCEVLMMVGMPGSGKSHWAESHMAKNPEKHYNLLSINHILHCMKLPSQEQKNVLLQQATQCLTHLIRIAATKKRNFILDQANIYPSAQSHKLLSFSGYQRKAVVLVPSDEEWKRRLQQKEQSEGAVLPEISLLKSKASFSLPEQGSLLEDILFVELCREEAQKLLSSYKEEATRLLPAPAKRNRNKKRPHKRHISAHGLSQSRSQYAQQSQWGCHKQNGWNFSAFSQPYGCNSDPQRYRDYYQPCTEQWNLGNQNQSYYGNQSYYFGNQAFW from the exons ATGTTGTTGGAGGACGTGAGGAAGCTGAAGGTGGCTGAGCTGCGGGCCGAGCTGCGGGATCGAGGGCTGGACCCTAAAGGACTGAAGGCCGAGCTGGTGGCTCGTCTCCTGTCAGCCATCGAGACTGCAGAACCTGACAGAAGTGTAGATTTAAAAGCTTTAGACACGGAACCTGTCCAGAGTACAGAGGAAAGCTCTAAACTAACACATCAGACTGAAACTCCAGCTGGGACAGATTCAGGAGACAAGCAGCAAACTTTAGATCACAATGAACCAGAGCAAATCAGGACAACAGCACGGTCTTGTGTCGATCAgagcacacagacagagaatgagCCAGCAGTCAGGATCTCCCAGTCAGTGTGCTGTTGTTCTAACAGGAGAGAAGAAGCAGGAGCAGAGCAGTTTAAAACCCAGTGTGTCCTCACCAGCAGTGCCAGCTCTGATGCCCATCAGGAGGAAGTCCAGTCCACACCACTGCACACCAGTCACCAGG TACCCCACATGGCGCCTGTCATAGCGGAGACTGGAACGGAAAAGCAGGATGAGTCTAGGAACGTCAGCAGACCTCACGGAGAGAGGGGCCGGGATTATTACGAGTTTAAAGAGGAGATTCAGTATATGAG agccaaaacaccAGAGCCCCATCCTGCGAGTGAGGATGAGATGGACATTGATGATGACACGGTTCGGCTAGATTCCT ACAACAGCGACCTGCATTTTGAAGTGGGTGCGGACGGGAGCAGCGGTCAACCTTTACTCTGGGAGAAGTTCCCTCTGCTGCATTCAGGGTGTCGACTGACCCACGGCTTTACTCGCGGAAAAGTGGGATTCGAATTCAAG TATGTGAAGAGATTATCAGCAGCTACAGTTCCGAGCATCGACCCTGAGCCTTATGTCCTCAGAGTGGGCTGGTCTGTGGATGGCTCCAGCTTTCAgctag gAGAGGAGGAGCTCTCGTTTGGATTTGATGGAGCAGGCAAAGCAGTGACAGGAGGAAAGTTGGAAAAATTTGGAGAGCCATTTTCAGAGGGTGATGTCATCGGCTGCTATGCG ttCATCAGCGATGGCGGAGAGACAGAGCTATCCTTTTCTAAAAACGGCCGCTTTCTTGGGGTGGCGTTTCGACTCCCTGGCTCCACCTTGGCAGGTCGTGCACTCTACCCACACGTCCTGTGCAAAAACTGCTCCGTTTCCCTGAACCTGGACTCTCAGGGTGTGACGTGGTATCCTGGACCTCCTGGGTACTGCCCTTTACCCATGCTTCCATCTGCACTTCGGCCTCAAGCTCCACTTCCTCCATCACACAGGAAGGACTGCGAG GTGCTGATGATGGTTGGCATGCCAGGTTCTGGAAAGAGCCACTGGGCTGAGAGCCACATGGCCAAGAACCCAGAGAAGCATTACAATTTGCTAAGCATAAACCATATCCTTCACTGCATGAAG cTGCCGAGCCAAGAACAGAAGAATGTGCTGCTGCAACAGGctacacagtgtctcacacaccTCATCAGAATAGCAGCAACCAAAAAGAGGAACTTCATCCTggaccag GCGAACATTTACCCGTCTGCTCAGAGCCACAAGTTGCTGAGTTTTTCCGGTTATCAGAGAAAAGCGGTGGTGCTCGTCCCCTCGGATGAGGAGTGGAAGAGACGTCTGCAGCAGAAAGAGCAGAGCGAGGGTGCAGTGCTGCCTGAAATATCACTGCTAAAAAGCAAAG CGAGTTTCTCCCTCCCGGAGCAGGGCAGTCTCCTGGAGGACATCCTGTTTGTCGAGCTGTGCCGTGAAGAAGCCCAGAAACTCCTCTCAAGCTATAAAGAGGAGGCCACACGTCTCCTACCTGCACCTGCGAAACGCAACAGGAACAAAAAACGTCCCCATAAACgtcacatttctgcacatg GACTGAGCCAAAGCCGCAGTCAGTATGCACAGCAGTCACAGTGGGGATGCCATAAACAAAAT GGATGgaatttttctgctttttctcagCCTTATGGCTGTAACAGTGATCCACAGCGGTACAGAGATTACTATCAGCCCTGCACCGAACAG TGGAACCTGGGTAACCAAAATCAGAGCTACTATGGTAACCAAAGCTATTATTTTGGCAACCAAGCTTTTTGGTAA
- the nudt22 gene encoding uridine diphosphate glucose pyrophosphatase NUDT22 — MDSEVSVMLHCAPAQGFEEHQVQVEISSRFNRRSGPEIEKHIEAVWSERVTKEPWLFNGAKFRLHSAELSTTPPQTSMNFCTKAQTLNSKPAEVDKQLGNHSALNHISLHCAEGERACLTETHTSSVNAKSEKSSCCRETGGQPQKDARASEANGVILRLQLGLTCYKDFLGTNWSQEAVNLQQRGRLEVGDPQALLAQPLGVGAVLLTSDGQVVMLRRSQRVAEAAGLLDIPGGHPEPKAVCEGVSEEDISVDLMQGCERAVVAEIFSSVCAEVRDEVNVPLGFLSAPVLMGIALNHTSAGRPSAEFFIRCSLTMEDVKDFYWRGGPEAHESTDIVFLSKSEMLQLDVKSPLWSELCPSAKGAVLLYQLVRPD, encoded by the exons GTTCAACCGCAGAAGTGGTCCTGAGATTGAGAAACATATAGAGGCGGTGTGGAGTGAGCGGGTGACCAAAGAGCCGTGGCTTTTCAATGGGGCGAAATTCAGACTGCACTCAGCAGAGCTGTCCACAACCCCTCCTCAGACCTCTATGAACTTCTGCACCAAGGCACAAACCTTAAACTCCAAACCAGCCGAGGTGGACAAACAGCTTGGAAACCATTCGGCACTAAATCATATTTCTTTACACTGCGCTGAAGGAGAGCGTGCCTGTCTGACAGAAACGCACACCTCGTCAGTTAATGCAAAAAGCGAGAAGAGCAGCTGCTGTAGAGAAACTGGAGGACAACCCCAGAAAGATGCAAGAGCCTCAGAAGCGAATGGAGTGATCCTCCGATTGCAGCTGGGTTTGACGTGTTATAAAGACTTCCTAGGGACCAACTGGTCACAGGAGGCTGTGAACCTGCAGCAGCGTGGACGGCTGGAGGTGGGAGATCCTCAGGCTCTGCTGGCGCAGCCTCTCGGCGTCGGTGCCGTCCTGCTTACCTCAGATGGACAGGTGGTGATGCTGAGGAGGAGTCAGAGAGTCGCAGAGGCAGCGGGGCTCTTAGACATACCCGGTGGGCATCCTGAGCCTAAG GCTGTGTgtgagggggtgagtgaggAGGACATCAGCGTTGACCTCATGCAGGGCTGTGAGAGAGCTGTCGTGGCGGAGATCTTCTCCTCTGTGTGTGCCGAGGTCAGGGATGAG GTAAATGTTCCACTGGGTTTTCTCAGCGCACCTGTTCTGATGGGAATAGCACTAAACCACACCAGCGCAGGACGACCCAGCGCTGAGTTTTTCATCAg GTGTTCTTTGACGATGGAGGACGTGAAGGATTTTTATTGGCGTGGAGGCCCTGAAGCTCACGAGTCTACAGATATAGTGTTTCTGAGTAAATCG GAGATGCTGCAGTTGGACGTGAAGTCGCCCTTGTGGTCAGAGCTGTGTCCGTCAGCCAAAGGAGCAGTGCTGCTGTACCAACTAGTGAGACCTGATTAG